Proteins found in one Streptococcus mitis genomic segment:
- a CDS encoding Rpn family recombination-promoting nuclease/putative transposase, protein MILRHPGISPTNDLIAKKIFSNPEITCQFIRDMLDLPAKNVTILEGSNIHVLPSLPYSAQDFYISIDVLAELDNGTQVIIEIQVHHQNFFINRLWAYLCSQVNQNLEKIRQQESNTHQSYKHIVPVYAIAIVDSNYFSDDLAFHSFSMREDTTGEALTITNNGQENHLVKMAFLELKKYRETSKDKVRKPWLEFFGNKPFTQQPERAISQADQLLDYKSWSEEDRKMFSQLRMREEQALLAQDYALETARAEGIEQGLERGLEQGLERGKAEGSFAMLANLVRQGLLTPEIASQQLGMTVAEFESLL, encoded by the coding sequence ATGATTCTCAGACATCCGGGCATTAGCCCGACCAACGATTTGATTGCTAAGAAAATCTTTAGTAATCCAGAAATCACTTGTCAATTTATTCGCGATATGCTGGACTTACCAGCAAAAAATGTGACTATTTTGGAGGGAAGCAATATTCATGTCTTGCCTTCCCTGCCGTACTCGGCGCAGGATTTCTATATCAGTATAGACGTCTTGGCAGAGTTGGACAATGGCACTCAAGTAATCATTGAAATTCAGGTGCATCATCAGAATTTTTTCATTAATCGTTTATGGGCTTATCTGTGCAGTCAGGTCAATCAAAACCTCGAAAAAATACGTCAGCAAGAGAGTAATACTCACCAGAGTTATAAACATATTGTACCAGTATATGCTATCGCTATCGTAGATAGTAATTACTTCTCAGATGATTTAGCTTTCCACAGTTTCAGTATGCGCGAGGACACGACAGGTGAGGCTTTAACAATTACAAACAATGGACAAGAAAACCATCTAGTCAAGATGGCATTCTTGGAATTAAAAAAATACAGAGAAACCAGCAAAGACAAGGTTCGTAAGCCATGGTTGGAGTTTTTCGGGAACAAACCCTTTACCCAACAACCTGAGCGAGCCATCAGCCAGGCAGACCAACTGCTAGACTATAAAAGCTGGTCCGAGGAGGACAGGAAAATGTTTAGTCAACTACGTATGCGTGAAGAACAAGCGTTATTGGCTCAGGATTATGCCTTGGAAACAGCTAGGGCCGAAGGTATTGAACAAGGTTTAGAGCGTGGTCTTGAACAGGGACTGGAGCGTGGGAAAGCTGAAGGTAGTTTCGCTATGTTAGCAAATCTAGTTCGCCAAGGTCTTCTGACACCTGAGATTGCCAGCCAGCAGTTGGGCATGACCGTCGCTGAGTTTGAGTCACTATTGTAA
- a CDS encoding CoA-binding protein, translating to MSQEFINPSDGVIRQYLATSKTLAVVGLSDREETTSNRVTKEMQARGYKIIPVNPKAAGGEILGEKAYASLAEIPFPVDIVNVYRRSEFLPDVARDFLKVDAKIFWAQLGLESLEAEEILRAGGCDDIVMNRCIKREHTRLIEEA from the coding sequence ATGAGTCAAGAATTTATCAATCCAAGTGATGGCGTGATTCGTCAGTATCTAGCAACGAGTAAAACCCTTGCTGTGGTGGGGTTGTCAGACCGTGAGGAAACAACTAGCAATCGAGTGACTAAGGAAATGCAGGCTCGGGGTTATAAAATTATCCCAGTCAATCCCAAGGCAGCAGGTGGCGAAATCTTGGGTGAAAAGGCTTATGCCAGCCTAGCTGAGATTCCTTTTCCTGTAGATATTGTCAATGTTTACCGTCGCAGTGAGTTTTTGCCAGATGTGGCGCGTGATTTTCTCAAGGTTGATGCCAAGATTTTTTGGGCACAGCTAGGACTTGAAAGTCTGGAAGCGGAAGAGATCTTGCGTGCTGGTGGATGTGATGATATCGTGATGAATCGTTGCATCAAGAGAGAACATACACGCTTGATTGAGGAAGCATAA
- the recO gene encoding DNA repair protein RecO: MIQSITSQGLVLYNRNFREDDKLVKIFTEQAGKRMFFVKHAGQSKLGPVIQPLVLARFLLRINDDGLSYIEDYHEVMTFPKINSDLFVMAYATYVAALADASLQDNQQDAPLFAFLQKTLELMEAGLDYQVLTNIFEIQILTRFGISLNFNECVFCHRVGQAFDFSFKYGACLCPEHYHEDERRCHLNPNIPYLLNQFQAIDFETLETISLKPEIKQELRQFMDQLYEEYVGIHLKSKKFIDSLADWGQLLKEEKK, encoded by the coding sequence ATGATTCAGTCTATCACGAGTCAAGGTTTGGTGCTCTACAATCGCAACTTTCGTGAGGATGACAAGCTAGTTAAGATTTTTACAGAGCAGGCTGGTAAGCGGATGTTTTTCGTCAAACATGCTGGTCAGTCTAAGCTGGGCCCTGTTATTCAGCCCTTGGTGCTGGCACGATTTCTCTTGCGAATCAATGATGACGGACTTAGCTACATTGAGGACTATCACGAGGTGATGACCTTTCCAAAGATTAATAGCGACCTCTTTGTCATGGCCTATGCGACCTATGTGGCGGCTCTTGCCGATGCTAGTTTGCAGGACAATCAGCAGGATGCTCCCTTGTTTGCTTTTTTACAAAAGACTTTGGAGTTGATGGAAGCTGGCTTGGATTATCAGGTTTTGACCAACATTTTTGAAATTCAAATCTTGACCCGATTTGGGATCAGCCTCAATTTTAATGAGTGTGTCTTTTGTCATCGGGTTGGTCAGGCTTTTGACTTTTCTTTCAAATATGGCGCCTGCCTCTGTCCAGAGCATTATCATGAGGATGAGAGACGTTGCCATCTCAATCCCAATATCCCTTATCTGCTCAATCAATTTCAAGCCATTGATTTTGAGACTTTGGAGACCATTTCGCTCAAGCCTGAAATCAAGCAAGAGTTACGCCAATTTATGGATCAACTCTACGAAGAATACGTTGGGATTCACCTAAAATCAAAGAAATTTATTGATTCCCTAGCAGACTGGGGACAATTACTAAAAGAGGAAAAGAAATGA
- a CDS encoding LPXTG cell wall anchor domain-containing protein: MKDAENGAEDYFVEGLKGELDKAKAELEELKAAWLNLVNDKPEFDLSKLNEGKLPKSNKDNTVPSRPEKPAPDFPIPAKVGTPGNPPRENPDTTAVNEPALVPTTPAAPGTDASATPTTPRTDAPAMPTATPAVAPTVAGTNKDNTYQAPAAKAEDKKELPNTGGKDNVAIASLGFLGLLLGALPFVKRKN, translated from the coding sequence GTGAAAGATGCGGAAAATGGTGCTGAAGACTATTTTGTAGAAGGTTTGAAAGGTGAATTAGATAAAGCTAAAGCAGAATTAGAAGAACTTAAAGCTGCTTGGTTAAATCTTGTGAATGACAAACCTGAGTTTGATTTATCAAAATTAAATGAAGGTAAATTGCCTAAATCGAATAAAGACAATACAGTGCCATCAAGACCTGAAAAACCAGCTCCTGATTTCCCAATCCCAGCTAAAGTTGGAACACCTGGAAATCCACCGCGTGAAAATCCTGATACTACAGCTGTGAATGAACCTGCACTTGTACCGACAACACCAGCTGCTCCTGGAACAGATGCTTCAGCTACACCAACAACTCCTAGAACGGATGCTCCAGCTATGCCAACAGCAACTCCTGCGGTTGCACCAACTGTAGCAGGTACTAATAAAGATAATACATATCAAGCTCCAGCTGCGAAAGCAGAAGATAAGAAAGAACTTCCTAACACTGGTGGTAAAGATAATGTTGCAATTGCATCATTAGGATTCCTTGGTTTGCTCCTTGGTGCCCTTCCATTTGTGAAACGCAAAAACTAA
- the plsX gene encoding phosphate acyltransferase PlsX: MKKIAVDAMGGDYAPQAIVEGVNQALADFSDIEVQLYGDEAKIKQYLTATERVSIIHTDEKIDSDDEPTRAIRKKKNASMVLAAKAVKEGEADAVLSAGNTGALLAAGFFIVGRIKNIDRPGLMSTLPTVDGKGFDMLDLGANAENTAQHLHQYAVLGSFYAKNVRGIAQPRVGLLNNGTESSKGDPLRKETYELLVADESLNFIGNVEARDLMNGVADVVVADGFTGNAVLKSIEGTAIGIMGLLKTAITGGSLRAKLGALLLKDSLRGLKKQLNYSDVGGAVLFGVKAPVVKTHGSSDAKAVYSTIRQIRTMLETDVVAQTAREFSGE, encoded by the coding sequence ATGAAAAAAATCGCAGTAGATGCCATGGGGGGCGATTACGCACCTCAGGCCATCGTTGAGGGTGTCAATCAAGCCCTAGCTGACTTTTCAGATATCGAGGTTCAACTCTACGGAGATGAAGCTAAAATCAAGCAATATCTGACAGCGACAGAGCGCGTTAGCATTATCCATACGGATGAGAAGATTGATTCAGACGATGAACCTACGAGAGCTATTCGGAAGAAGAAAAATGCCAGTATGGTATTGGCGGCCAAGGCTGTCAAAGAGGGAGAAGCAGACGCTGTTCTCTCAGCTGGGAATACAGGTGCTTTACTAGCAGCAGGATTTTTCATCGTGGGTCGTATCAAGAACATCGATCGTCCTGGGCTTATGTCAACTTTGCCGACTGTAGATGGGAAGGGGTTTGACATGCTGGACCTCGGTGCTAATGCAGAAAATACAGCCCAGCACCTCCATCAATATGCGGTTCTAGGTTCCTTCTATGCTAAAAATGTCCGTGGAATTGCGCAACCACGTGTTGGCTTGCTCAATAACGGAACAGAGAGTAGTAAGGGCGACCCGCTTCGTAAGGAAACCTATGAATTACTAGTGGCTGATGAAAGTTTGAACTTTATCGGAAACGTGGAAGCACGTGATTTGATGAATGGCGTTGCAGATGTTGTTGTTGCAGATGGTTTCACGGGAAACGCTGTGCTCAAATCCATCGAAGGGACAGCTATAGGAATCATGGGCTTGCTCAAGACCGCTATTACAGGTGGTAGTCTTCGAGCGAAACTAGGTGCCCTCCTTCTCAAGGACAGCCTCAGAGGTTTGAAAAAACAGCTCAACTACTCAGATGTTGGTGGAGCAGTCTTGTTTGGTGTCAAGGCACCTGTTGTCAAGACTCATGGCTCAAGCGATGCCAAGGCTGTTTATAGTACAATCCGCCAGATTCGTACCATGCTAGAGACAGACGTAGTTGCCCAGACTGCGCGTGAATTTTCAGGAGAATAA
- a CDS encoding N-acetylmuramoyl-L-alanine amidase family protein, with amino-acid sequence MKKSKLLTLGLLAGAGLLLSINQVQAADIWVKNGADWNLSQDGSLAKNKWVQNAGSWYHFDGSGKMQTGWLKDGNTWYSLADSGAMRTGWYKEGNTWYSLADSGAMRTGWYKEGFTWYYLKDSGAMATGWTTANGQWSYFENSGAMVADRAVPASDGESYVIGKDGYLLTKLPSQVGQSQADDTIITNIVTLSDGYDYHLIHRKDGVIVEKNAWYIKPEFKKFSDKYGDKVSNTMLALTDNKDQGQEIDPKAVIKNFQNLPNRYYFGADGRRVTNLPEMTTYSEIKKIGNDVYLENPGARLFLGATSFTINNNKLYYLDGANDKLKTGYFALIDDRPNYHHYHILVYADQSGEILKMKRLPTGISDYLNKEIDGFYGQTVKIDSKTGNVSVVK; translated from the coding sequence ATGAAAAAATCTAAACTACTTACACTTGGTTTGCTTGCAGGTGCTGGCCTACTATTGTCTATCAATCAAGTACAGGCTGCAGATATTTGGGTTAAAAATGGTGCTGACTGGAATCTTTCTCAAGATGGTAGTCTTGCTAAAAATAAATGGGTGCAAAATGCTGGCTCTTGGTATCACTTCGACGGTTCTGGTAAAATGCAGACAGGCTGGCTCAAAGACGGCAATACATGGTATTCGCTCGCAGATAGTGGGGCTATGCGTACTGGCTGGTACAAGGAAGGTAACACATGGTACTCCCTAGCAGATAGTGGCGCCATGCGTACAGGTTGGTACAAAGAAGGGTTTACTTGGTACTACCTCAAAGACAGTGGCGCTATGGCAACAGGATGGACTACTGCAAATGGTCAATGGTCTTACTTTGAAAACTCAGGTGCTATGGTTGCAGACAGAGCTGTTCCAGCCAGCGATGGAGAAAGTTATGTCATTGGTAAGGATGGATATCTGTTAACCAAACTCCCAAGTCAGGTTGGACAATCTCAAGCGGATGATACAATTATCACAAATATTGTTACTTTGTCTGATGGGTATGATTATCATCTTATTCATAGAAAAGATGGAGTCATTGTTGAAAAAAATGCTTGGTACATAAAACCTGAATTTAAGAAGTTTTCTGATAAATATGGAGATAAAGTTTCCAATACGATGTTGGCTTTAACAGATAATAAAGATCAAGGACAGGAAATTGATCCTAAAGCTGTTATAAAGAATTTCCAAAACTTACCAAACAGGTATTACTTTGGGGCAGATGGTCGTCGCGTAACAAATTTACCAGAAATGACTACCTATTCAGAGATTAAAAAAATTGGAAATGATGTCTATCTAGAAAATCCAGGTGCACGACTTTTTCTTGGAGCTACCAGCTTCACAATCAATAATAATAAACTATATTACTTAGATGGTGCTAATGACAAACTCAAAACAGGTTATTTTGCATTGATTGATGATAGACCAAACTATCATCACTATCATATTCTTGTTTATGCAGACCAATCTGGTGAAATTCTTAAAATGAAACGATTGCCAACAGGAATTTCAGATTATCTTAATAAAGAAATTGACGGTTTCTACGGTCAAACTGTTAAAATCGATAGTAAGACAGGAAATGTTTCTGTTGTGAAATAA
- a CDS encoding YeiH family protein, protein MSFLSKNGAGIFACLLISIVSWYLGGFFLVIGAPVFAIFIGMLLHPFLSSYKQLDAGLTFSSKKLLQYAVVLLGFGLNISQVFAVGQSSLPVILSTISIALIIAYFFQRFFALDTKLATLVGVGSSICGGSAIAATAPVIHAKEKEVAQAISVIFFFNVLAALIFPTLGTWLHLSNEGFALFAGTAVNDTSSVTATASAWDSLYQTNTLESATIVKLTRTLAIIPITLFLSYWQSREQKNKQGLQLKKVFPLFILYFILASLLTTLLTSLGVSSSFFTPLKQLSKFLIIMAMSAIGLKTNLLAMIKSSGKSIVLGAICWIAIILTSLGMQTLIGIF, encoded by the coding sequence ATGTCATTTCTATCAAAAAATGGAGCAGGCATCTTTGCCTGCCTTCTCATTTCTATCGTATCTTGGTACTTAGGAGGATTCTTCCTTGTGATTGGCGCGCCTGTATTTGCGATTTTCATAGGCATGCTCCTACATCCCTTTCTCTCGTCTTATAAACAACTGGATGCTGGATTGACCTTTAGTTCTAAAAAATTGCTCCAATATGCCGTTGTCTTGCTTGGTTTTGGTCTCAATATCTCGCAAGTCTTCGCAGTCGGACAATCTTCACTCCCTGTCATCCTATCCACCATCTCAATAGCTCTGATTATTGCCTATTTCTTCCAGCGCTTCTTTGCACTGGATACAAAACTGGCTACCTTGGTTGGAGTAGGTTCTTCAATCTGTGGGGGCTCTGCTATTGCAGCAACAGCGCCCGTTATCCATGCCAAGGAAAAGGAAGTAGCCCAAGCCATCTCCGTTATCTTTTTCTTCAATGTCTTGGCTGCGCTCATCTTTCCAACGCTAGGTACCTGGCTTCATCTATCCAATGAAGGCTTCGCCCTATTTGCAGGAACTGCGGTCAATGACACTTCCTCTGTAACCGCCACAGCCAGCGCTTGGGACAGTCTCTACCAGACTAATACCCTCGAATCCGCAACCATTGTCAAACTTACGCGGACTCTGGCTATCATCCCCATCACTCTCTTTCTCTCCTACTGGCAAAGTCGCGAGCAAAAAAATAAGCAAGGCTTACAACTGAAAAAAGTCTTCCCACTTTTTATCCTTTACTTTATCCTTGCCTCTCTCCTCACTACACTACTCACCTCTCTAGGTGTGTCCAGTAGTTTCTTTACCCCTCTCAAACAACTCTCCAAATTTCTCATTATCATGGCCATGAGTGCTATAGGACTCAAAACCAATCTGCTAGCTATGATCAAATCCAGTGGAAAATCCATTGTTCTCGGGGCCATCTGCTGGATTGCCATCATCCTCACCAGTCTTGGTATGCAGACCCTTATCGGCATTTTCTAA
- the polA gene encoding DNA polymerase I, whose amino-acid sequence MDKKKLLLIDGSSVAFRAFFALYQQLDRFKNAAGLHTNAIYGFQLMLSHLLERVEPSHILVAFDAGKTTFRTEMYADYKGGRAKTPDEFREQFPFIRELLDHMGIRHYELAQYEADDIIGTLDKLAEQDSFDITIVSGDKDLIQLTDEHTVVEISKKGVAEFEAFTPEYLMEKMGITPAQFIDLKALMGDKSDNIPGVTKIGEKTGIKLLLEHGSLEGIYENIDGMKASKMKENLIHDKEQAFLSKTLATIDTKAPIEIGLEDLVYSGPDVENLGKFYDEMGFKQLKQALNVSSADVAESLDFTIVDQVSQNMLSEESIFHFELFGENYHTDDSVGFAWSCGEKLYATDKLELLQEPILKDFLEKTPLRVYDFKKAKVLLYRLGVDLQAPAFDSRLAKYLLSTVEDNEIATIASLYGQTYLVDDETFYGKGVKKALPEREKFLEHLARKIAVLIETEPILLEKLSENGQLELLYDMEQPLAFVLAKMEIAGITVKKETLLEMQAENEFVIEKLTQEIYELAGEEFNINSPKQLGVLLFEKLGLPLEYTKKTKTGYSTAVDVLERLAPIAPIVKKILDYRQIAKIQSTYVIGLQDWILADGKIHTRYVQDLTQTGRLSSVDPNLQNIPVRLEQGRLIRKAFVPEWEDSVLLSSDYSQIELRVLAHISKDEHLIKAFQEGADIHTSTAMRVFGIERPEDVTANDRRNAKAVNFGVVYGISDFGLSNNLGISRKEAKAYIDTYFERFPGIKNYMDEVVREARDKGYVETLFKRRRELPDINSRNFNIRGFAERTAINSPIQGSAADILKIAMIQLDKALVAGGYQTKMLLQVHDEIVLEVPKSELAKMKKLVKQTMEEAIQLSVPLIADENEGATWYEAK is encoded by the coding sequence ATGGATAAGAAAAAATTATTATTGATTGATGGGTCTTCTGTTGCTTTTCGGGCATTTTTTGCGCTCTATCAGCAATTGGACCGTTTTAAGAATGCGGCTGGCTTGCATACCAATGCGATTTATGGCTTTCAGTTGATGTTGAGCCATTTGTTGGAGCGGGTTGAACCGAGTCATATTTTGGTGGCTTTTGATGCGGGAAAGACGACCTTCCGTACCGAGATGTATGCGGACTATAAGGGTGGTCGGGCTAAGACTCCTGATGAGTTTCGTGAGCAATTTCCTTTCATTCGTGAGTTGCTGGATCATATGGGGATTCGTCACTATGAGTTAGCTCAGTATGAGGCGGATGACATCATTGGGACACTGGATAAGCTAGCAGAGCAGGATAGTTTTGATATTACCATTGTCAGTGGGGACAAGGACTTGATTCAGCTGACGGATGAGCATACGGTGGTTGAAATTTCTAAGAAAGGTGTGGCTGAGTTTGAGGCCTTTACGCCAGAATATCTTATGGAAAAGATGGGCATTACACCGGCTCAGTTTATCGATCTCAAGGCGCTCATGGGTGATAAGTCGGATAATATCCCTGGGGTGACTAAAATCGGTGAAAAGACGGGTATCAAGCTCTTGCTGGAGCATGGTTCGCTTGAGGGGATTTATGAGAATATCGATGGGATGAAGGCTTCTAAGATGAAGGAAAATCTCATCCATGATAAGGAACAGGCCTTTTTGTCTAAAACACTAGCGACCATTGATACCAAGGCACCGATTGAGATTGGTTTGGAGGATTTGGTCTATAGTGGTCCAGATGTGGAAAATCTTGGGAAATTCTACGATGAGATGGGCTTCAAACAGCTCAAGCAGGCTTTAAATGTGTCGTCAGCTGATGTGGCTGAGAGTTTGGACTTTACTATTGTTGACCAAGTCAGTCAAAATATGCTGAGTGAAGAGTCCATCTTCCATTTTGAGCTTTTTGGAGAGAATTACCATACGGACGATTCGGTTGGATTTGCCTGGTCTTGTGGGGAAAAGCTCTATGCTACAGATAAACTTGAGCTTTTGCAAGAACCGATTTTAAAGGATTTCTTAGAAAAAACACCTTTGAGAGTTTATGACTTTAAGAAGGCTAAAGTTCTCTTGTATCGTTTGGGTGTGGATTTACAGGCGCCTGCTTTTGACAGCCGTTTGGCTAAATACCTCCTTTCGACTGTGGAGGACAATGAAATTGCGACTATCGCTAGTCTTTATGGTCAGACTTATTTGGTTGATGATGAGACCTTCTACGGTAAAGGTGTTAAAAAGGCCCTTCCTGAACGTGAGAAATTCTTGGAACACTTGGCTCGTAAGATTGCAGTTTTGATCGAAACAGAGCCTATTTTACTTGAAAAACTCAGCGAAAATGGGCAATTAGAGCTTCTTTATGATATGGAGCAACCTCTAGCTTTTGTCCTTGCTAAGATGGAAATTGCTGGGATTACGGTCAAGAAAGAGACCTTGCTTGAGATGCAGGCTGAAAATGAGTTTGTCATTGAAAAACTGACTCAGGAGATTTACGAACTGGCTGGTGAGGAGTTTAATATTAACTCGCCTAAGCAGTTGGGGGTACTTCTCTTTGAAAAATTGGGGTTACCTCTAGAATACACTAAGAAAACCAAGACTGGATACTCGACAGCGGTGGATGTCTTGGAGCGCCTGGCTCCTATTGCTCCGATTGTTAAGAAAATCCTAGACTATCGTCAGATTGCCAAGATTCAATCCACTTATGTAATTGGCTTGCAGGACTGGATTTTGGCTGATGGCAAGATTCATACTCGCTATGTGCAGGATTTGACCCAGACTGGGCGTCTGTCTAGTGTGGATCCAAACTTGCAAAACATTCCTGTGCGTTTGGAGCAGGGCCGTCTCATTCGGAAGGCTTTTGTGCCAGAGTGGGAGGATAGTGTTCTTCTCAGCTCGGACTATTCACAGATTGAATTGCGCGTTTTGGCGCATATCTCGAAGGATGAGCACTTGATTAAGGCCTTCCAAGAGGGGGCAGATATCCATACTTCGACAGCCATGCGGGTCTTTGGCATTGAGCGTCCTGAGGATGTGACTGCAAACGACCGTCGCAATGCCAAGGCTGTCAACTTTGGAGTGGTTTACGGGATTTCAGACTTTGGTTTGTCTAATAATCTGGGCATTAGCCGTAAGGAAGCCAAAGCCTATATTGATACCTACTTTGAACGCTTCCCAGGTATTAAAAACTACATGGATGAGGTGGTGCGTGAGGCGCGTGATAAGGGCTATGTAGAGACCCTTTTCAAGCGTCGTCGTGAGTTGCCAGATATCAATTCGCGCAACTTCAACATTCGTGGTTTTGCAGAGCGAACGGCCATCAACTCACCTATCCAGGGTTCGGCAGCAGATATTCTTAAGATTGCCATGATTCAGCTGGATAAAGCCTTGGTTGCAGGTGGTTATCAGACTAAGATGCTTCTGCAAGTGCACGATGAAATCGTCCTTGAAGTTCCTAAATCTGAATTGGCAAAGATGAAAAAATTGGTCAAACAAACCATGGAAGAAGCCATTCAACTCAGTGTTCCCCTTATCGCAGATGAAAATGAAGGGGCAACCTGGTATGAGGCTAAATAA
- a CDS encoding acyl carrier protein, with protein MTEKEIFDRIVTIIQERQGEDFVVTESLSLKDDLDADSVDLMEFILTLEDEFNIEISDEEIDQLQSVGDVVKIIQAK; from the coding sequence ATGACAGAAAAAGAAATTTTTGACCGTATTGTGACCATTATTCAAGAGCGACAGGGAGAGGATTTTGTCGTGACAGAATCCTTGAGTCTGAAAGACGATTTGGATGCTGACTCAGTTGATTTGATGGAGTTTATCTTGACGCTGGAAGATGAATTTAATATCGAAATCAGCGATGAGGAAATTGACCAACTGCAAAGTGTAGGAGATGTGGTTAAAATCATTCAAGCAAAATAA
- a CDS encoding pyridoxal phosphate-dependent aminotransferase, translating to MDLTKRFNKQLDKIQVSLIRQFDQAISEIPGVLRLTLGEPDFTTPNHVKEAAKRAIDQNQSYYTGMSGLLTLRQAASDFVKEKYQLDYAPENEILVTIGATEALSATLTAILEEGDKVLLPAPAYPGYEPIVNLVGAEVVEIDTTENGFVLTPEMLEKAILEQGDKLKAVILNYPANPTGITYSREQLEALAAVLRKYEIFVVCDEVYSELTYTGEAHVSLGTMLRDQAIIINGLSKSHAMTGWRLGLIFAPAVFIAQLIKSHQYLVTAANTMAQHAAVEALTAGKNDAEPMKKEYIQRRDYIIEKMTALGFEIIKPDGAFYIFAKIPDSYNQDSFAFLKDFAQKKAVAFIPGAAFGRYGEGYVRLSYAASMEIIKEAMKRLEEYMREA from the coding sequence ATGGACTTAACTAAGCGCTTTAATAAACAGTTAGATAAGATTCAAGTTTCGTTGATTCGTCAGTTTGACCAGGCTATTTCGGAGATTCCTGGGGTCTTGCGTTTGACCTTGGGGGAACCTGATTTTACAACGCCAAATCATGTCAAGGAGGCGGCCAAGCGAGCGATTGATCAGAATCAATCCTACTATACAGGGATGAGTGGCCTGCTGACTCTACGTCAGGCAGCCAGTGACTTTGTTAAGGAAAAGTACCAACTGGACTATGCTCCTGAAAATGAAATCTTGGTTACAATTGGGGCGACAGAGGCTTTATCTGCTACTTTGACGGCTATTTTGGAAGAGGGAGACAAGGTGCTCTTGCCAGCTCCTGCCTATCCAGGTTATGAACCAATTGTCAATCTAGTTGGGGCAGAGGTTGTCGAGATTGATACAACTGAAAATGGGTTTGTCTTGACTCCTGAAATGTTGGAGAAGGCCATTTTGGAGCAGGGGGACAAGCTTAAGGCGGTTATTCTCAACTATCCAGCTAATCCGACAGGAATTACCTACAGTCGGGAGCAGTTGGAGGCCTTGGCAGCTGTTTTACGCAAGTACGAAATTTTTGTTGTCTGTGATGAGGTTTACTCAGAATTGACCTACACAGGCGAAGCCCATGTGTCTCTGGGAACTATGTTGAGAGACCAGGCTATTATTATCAATGGTCTATCTAAATCACATGCCATGACCGGTTGGCGTTTGGGTCTGATTTTCGCTCCTGCAGTCTTCATAGCCCAGTTGATTAAGAGTCATCAGTACTTGGTGACTGCCGCAAATACCATGGCTCAACATGCTGCGGTGGAAGCCTTGACGGCTGGTAAAAATGATGCGGAGCCTATGAAGAAGGAATACATCCAGCGTCGGGATTATATCATCGAAAAAATGACTGCTCTTGGTTTTGAGATTATCAAACCAGACGGTGCCTTCTATATCTTTGCTAAGATTCCAGATAGCTACAATCAAGATTCCTTTGCTTTTCTGAAGGATTTTGCTCAGAAGAAGGCTGTTGCCTTTATCCCTGGTGCTGCCTTTGGGCGTTATGGAGAAGGTTATGTTCGACTGTCTTATGCAGCGAGCATGGAGATTATCAAAGAAGCCATGAAACGTCTTGAGGAGTACATGAGAGAAGCATGA